A single genomic interval of Metasolibacillus fluoroglycofenilyticus harbors:
- a CDS encoding DUF4181 domain-containing protein has product MIITVLIVGFLLAGLLDLKLRKKFNIKKNEKFMDQYVHKAHFVLEMLLCAFFIANIAMRGFSGKYLYFLLFLFFALVFAIRVALEYIFMKEQRKYIISIAYVVVCLACATTILLFL; this is encoded by the coding sequence GTGATAATTACTGTTTTAATTGTAGGCTTTTTGCTCGCTGGTCTACTCGATTTGAAATTGAGAAAGAAATTTAATATTAAAAAGAATGAAAAGTTTATGGATCAATATGTACACAAAGCTCATTTTGTATTAGAAATGTTATTATGCGCATTTTTTATCGCAAATATTGCGATGCGAGGCTTTAGTGGGAAATATTTGTACTTCCTGTTATTTTTGTTTTTCGCGCTCGTATTCGCTATTCGTGTCGCGCTTGAATATATTTTTATGAAGGAACAACGAAAATATATTATTTCCATCGCCTATGTAGTCGTTTGTTTAGCTTGCGCTACAACCATTTTATTGTTTCTATAA